A region from the uncultured Macellibacteroides sp. genome encodes:
- the purN gene encoding phosphoribosylglycinamide formyltransferase, translating to MKSLAILASGSGSNAENIIRYFSHSEFIKVAVVLSNNAGAGVHNRAKVLGIPSLTFSREEFAAGDVILETLKAYQVDFIVLAGFLSKVADGLIEAFPRKIVNIHPALLPRYGGKGMYGMHVHRAVLAAGDTESGITIHYIDEHYDEGPVIYQATCPVLPDDSPESLCERVHELEHKWYPKVIADLLTD from the coding sequence ATGAAGAGTTTAGCCATTTTAGCATCCGGTTCCGGATCAAATGCGGAGAATATCATCCGATATTTCTCTCATAGTGAATTTATTAAAGTGGCTGTTGTGTTGTCTAATAATGCCGGTGCGGGTGTGCACAACCGGGCAAAGGTTCTTGGAATTCCTTCCTTGACGTTCTCCCGGGAGGAGTTTGCCGCCGGAGATGTTATTTTGGAAACGCTCAAAGCCTATCAGGTTGATTTTATTGTGCTTGCCGGATTTCTGTCGAAAGTGGCTGATGGGCTGATCGAGGCATTTCCCCGTAAAATTGTAAATATTCATCCGGCTTTGCTTCCCCGGTATGGAGGGAAAGGGATGTATGGTATGCATGTTCATCGTGCGGTGCTTGCCGCGGGCGATACTGAGTCTGGTATTACTATACATTATATAGATGAGCATTATGATGAGGGTCCGGTAATTTATCAGGCTACTTGTCCGGTTTTACCCGATGATTCGCCCGAATCGCTATGCGAAAGAGTACACGAGCTTGAACATAAATGGTATCCTAAAGTAATAGCAGATTTACTTACCGATTGA
- the rnc gene encoding ribonuclease III, translating into MKNKEPYSSLHKILGFYPDKIELYQQAFIHKSAIAEGIIEQSWRNNERLEFLGDAILSTVVADILYVKFRNKREGFLTNTRSKIVQRETLNRVALDLGLDKHIVCAKKMHTHGNDLYGNTLEALIGAIYLDKGYEACHKFVSKVLIGKYINVDNLARKEVNFKSALIEWSQKTKFEISFELIESFMDEESNPVFQYAVMLSDIQLGVGIGFSKKEAQQNASKMAIKKIRKDPATQEIIAGLKKANDSEAVNDEQQEEKQLEILPAEE; encoded by the coding sequence TTGAAAAACAAGGAGCCTTATTCTTCTTTACACAAGATACTAGGCTTTTACCCTGATAAGATAGAACTTTACCAACAGGCATTTATCCATAAATCGGCCATAGCAGAAGGTATCATAGAGCAGTCCTGGAGAAACAACGAACGGTTGGAATTTCTCGGGGACGCTATTCTTAGTACCGTAGTGGCTGATATTCTATATGTAAAATTCCGCAACAAGCGCGAAGGCTTTCTTACCAATACCCGTTCCAAAATTGTTCAACGCGAAACGTTGAACCGTGTTGCACTCGATCTTGGCCTCGACAAGCACATTGTTTGCGCCAAAAAGATGCACACCCACGGAAACGACCTTTACGGAAACACGCTCGAAGCATTAATCGGAGCCATCTACCTGGACAAAGGTTACGAAGCTTGTCACAAGTTCGTTTCGAAGGTATTGATTGGCAAATACATCAATGTAGACAATCTGGCACGTAAGGAGGTTAATTTTAAATCGGCCCTTATTGAATGGAGTCAGAAAACAAAATTCGAAATCTCTTTCGAGCTCATCGAATCTTTTATGGACGAAGAAAGCAACCCTGTTTTTCAGTATGCAGTCATGCTTTCTGACATTCAGCTGGGCGTAGGCATCGGATTCTCCAAAAAAGAAGCACAACAAAATGCTTCCAAAATGGCTATCAAGAAGATACGAAAAGATCCCGCCACACAAGAAATTATAGCCGGACTTAAAAAAGCAAATGATTCGGAAGCTGTTAATGACGAACAGCAGGAAGAAAAACAACTGGAGATTCTTCCCGCCGAAGAATAA
- the fabF gene encoding beta-ketoacyl-ACP synthase II, which yields MELKRVVVTGLGAITPLGKTLTETWEGLVNGKSGARPITHFDASKFKTQFACEVKDFEPTQYFDRKEARKLDRYAQFALVAADEAVADSGLDVEKLDLDRIGVIFSSGIGGISTFQEEVENYDEERGPRFNPFFIPKMIADIAAGHISMKYGFRGPNFSVVSACASSTNAIADACNYIRLGKANAIVTGGAEAAITSAGVGGFNAINALSTRNDSPETASRPFSASRDGFVMGEGAACLILEEMEHALARGAKIYCEVAGTGLSADAYHITATHPEGLGAKLVMRNALEDAEMKPEEIDYINVHGTSTPVGDLSEVKAIKEVFGDHAYKLNISSTKSMTGHLLGATGALEAAACILAMKNGIVPPTINFTEGDEDPEIDYTLNFTFNKAQKREINAALSNTFGFGGHNASMIVKKFVK from the coding sequence ATGGAATTAAAAAGAGTTGTAGTAACAGGTCTTGGAGCTATAACACCGCTTGGCAAGACCCTCACAGAAACATGGGAGGGTCTTGTTAACGGTAAGAGTGGCGCCAGACCTATTACTCATTTTGATGCATCGAAGTTCAAAACACAGTTCGCCTGTGAAGTAAAGGACTTCGAGCCGACCCAGTATTTCGACCGTAAAGAAGCTCGCAAACTCGATCGTTATGCCCAATTTGCACTAGTTGCTGCAGATGAAGCGGTAGCCGATTCAGGATTGGACGTTGAAAAACTTGATCTTGATCGTATAGGCGTAATTTTTTCATCCGGAATCGGAGGTATAAGTACCTTCCAGGAAGAAGTAGAAAATTACGACGAAGAACGCGGACCTCGTTTCAATCCATTTTTCATTCCAAAGATGATTGCAGATATTGCTGCAGGTCATATTTCAATGAAATACGGATTCAGGGGACCGAACTTCTCTGTAGTTTCGGCTTGCGCATCTTCAACAAATGCAATTGCCGACGCATGTAATTACATTCGTTTGGGAAAAGCAAATGCGATTGTAACCGGAGGAGCTGAAGCTGCTATAACAAGTGCAGGTGTTGGTGGGTTCAACGCTATAAACGCACTATCAACCAGAAACGATTCTCCCGAAACAGCTTCGCGCCCCTTTAGCGCAAGCCGCGACGGATTCGTAATGGGAGAAGGTGCTGCATGCCTTATACTGGAAGAAATGGAACACGCCCTTGCAAGAGGTGCGAAAATCTATTGCGAAGTGGCAGGAACAGGATTGTCTGCCGATGCTTACCACATTACAGCCACTCACCCTGAGGGGTTAGGAGCCAAGTTGGTTATGCGTAACGCTTTGGAAGATGCTGAAATGAAACCGGAAGAAATCGATTATATCAATGTGCACGGAACATCCACTCCTGTTGGAGACCTCTCTGAAGTAAAAGCTATTAAAGAGGTATTTGGAGATCATGCATATAAGCTGAATATTAGTTCTACCAAATCGATGACTGGCCACCTGCTGGGTGCAACCGGCGCGTTGGAAGCTGCTGCTTGTATTTTAGCGATGAAAAATGGAATTGTACCTCCGACAATTAATTTTACCGAAGGTGATGAAGATCCGGAAATTGATTACACATTGAATTTTACATTCAATAAAGCACAGAAAAGAGAAATCAATGCTGCCTTATCCAATACCTTTGGTTTTGGAGGTCATAATGCCAGCATGATCGTTAAAAAATTTGTGAAATAA
- a CDS encoding acyl carrier protein: protein MSEVASRVKAIIVDKLSVEETEVTNEASFTNDLGADSLDTVELIMEFEKEFGISIPDDQAEKITTVGDAVAYIEANAK from the coding sequence ATGTCTGAAGTTGCATCAAGAGTAAAAGCGATTATCGTTGATAAATTAAGTGTTGAAGAAACAGAAGTTACAAACGAAGCTAGCTTTACTAACGATTTAGGAGCAGACTCTCTTGACACAGTGGAATTGATTATGGAATTCGAAAAGGAATTCGGTATCTCTATCCCTGACGATCAAGCAGAAAAGATTACAACTGTAGGTGATGCAGTTGCTTATATCGAAGCTAACGCGAAGTAA